Proteins encoded in a region of the Cytobacillus pseudoceanisediminis genome:
- a CDS encoding (2Fe-2S)-binding protein — MKSINFIVNGKERTVVCPPAKTLLDVLREDLGLTASKECCGKGECGSCSVLINKEVVCSCLVLAGQAENQVITTCEGVGLSPNLDVIQESFIAEGATQCGYCTPGIIVSAKAFLDKVDTIPSAEEIKTALGGNLCRCTGYTKIIKAVQTAASKKISEPEAAK, encoded by the coding sequence TTGAAAAGTATTAATTTTATTGTTAATGGAAAGGAACGTACGGTCGTTTGCCCGCCTGCTAAAACACTCCTGGATGTCTTAAGGGAAGATTTAGGATTGACTGCCAGCAAGGAATGCTGCGGCAAGGGAGAATGCGGATCATGCTCTGTACTAATCAATAAAGAGGTTGTATGCTCCTGTCTAGTCCTCGCTGGCCAGGCGGAAAACCAGGTGATCACAACTTGTGAAGGAGTCGGCCTATCACCAAATCTCGATGTAATTCAGGAATCATTTATTGCTGAAGGGGCAACACAGTGCGGTTACTGTACTCCGGGTATCATCGTATCAGCTAAAGCATTTTTAGATAAAGTTGACACGATCCCATCTGCAGAGGAAATTAAAACAGCATTAGGCGGCAATCTATGCCGCTGTACAGGCTATACAAAAATTATTAAGGCAGTGCAGACAGCTGCTTCAAAAAAAATATCCGAACCGGAAGCAGCCAAATAG
- a CDS encoding dihydroorotase — protein sequence MDLILKNASIPQGDRQVLTNILVNEGKIVGYTNDISFLNAARVIDIKRKLVVPGCIDPHTHFMDPGFTHRETFATGSRSAAAGGLTTIIDMPCCSKPSVRDGESFNKKIGPIRDQAYIDYCFWGGMTGEDAREGWIDNIYPQIDQGVVAFKVYMTPSVPTFPKVSDAEMLEIFRNVAKTGLPIGVHAENYDICTFYSKKLEKEGRLDGPAWAEARSSLAEKVAIELILSFAEATDARVHVVHMSTKEGVELVKAAKKRGVKVTAETCPHYLVLNAKDSMSERGSYAKIAPPLRGKEDNESHWQALADGTIDFVGTDHAPYEIATEKDYPGATIWNTFPGIPGVETMVPILVSEGLNKGRLSLSRFVEVTSRNAAIHYGIYPKKGSMEIGSDADFTVIDLEKEYVIDEQKTESMAKYNPLHGMKLKGKPVQTIIRGTVIFDEDKGIVGEAGYGEYVPRQSIQRLERTFKYEKYEAVKAKTKDPVAQQ from the coding sequence ATGGATTTAATTTTGAAAAATGCAAGCATTCCCCAGGGAGATCGTCAGGTTTTAACAAATATTCTGGTAAACGAGGGAAAAATTGTTGGCTACACTAATGACATTTCTTTTCTAAATGCAGCCAGGGTAATTGATATTAAAAGAAAATTAGTCGTTCCAGGCTGTATTGATCCGCATACTCATTTTATGGATCCAGGCTTCACTCATAGAGAAACCTTTGCTACTGGCAGCCGTTCTGCAGCAGCCGGAGGCTTAACAACCATTATAGATATGCCTTGCTGCAGCAAGCCATCCGTTCGTGATGGGGAGAGTTTCAATAAAAAAATCGGACCAATCAGGGATCAGGCCTATATTGATTACTGTTTCTGGGGAGGCATGACTGGAGAAGATGCTCGTGAAGGCTGGATTGATAATATTTATCCGCAGATTGACCAGGGAGTTGTTGCCTTTAAAGTTTACATGACTCCTTCTGTACCTACCTTCCCTAAAGTATCGGACGCAGAGATGCTGGAAATTTTCAGGAACGTTGCAAAAACCGGACTCCCAATTGGTGTACATGCTGAAAACTATGATATCTGCACATTCTATTCCAAAAAACTTGAAAAGGAAGGGCGCCTTGACGGACCAGCATGGGCGGAAGCGCGTTCAAGCCTCGCTGAGAAGGTGGCCATTGAATTGATTCTCAGCTTTGCAGAAGCTACAGACGCACGTGTACATGTGGTACATATGAGTACAAAAGAAGGCGTCGAGCTGGTAAAAGCAGCCAAGAAGCGTGGTGTTAAGGTTACAGCAGAAACCTGTCCTCACTATCTTGTTCTTAATGCAAAGGACTCCATGTCAGAGCGCGGTTCCTATGCAAAGATTGCTCCTCCTTTACGAGGAAAAGAGGATAACGAATCTCACTGGCAGGCTCTGGCTGACGGAACCATCGATTTTGTCGGTACAGATCATGCTCCATATGAAATTGCCACAGAAAAGGATTATCCTGGGGCAACGATCTGGAACACTTTCCCTGGCATACCCGGGGTAGAAACGATGGTGCCGATCCTTGTCAGTGAAGGTTTAAATAAAGGCCGTTTATCCCTATCAAGATTTGTCGAGGTAACGAGCCGCAATGCCGCCATTCACTATGGCATTTACCCTAAAAAGGGATCAATGGAAATTGGCAGTGATGCTGATTTCACTGTTATTGATCTTGAGAAAGAATATGTAATAGACGAGCAGAAAACAGAATCAATGGCTAAATATAACCCGCTGCATGGCATGAAGCTTAAAGGGAAGCCAGTCCAAACGATCATTCGCGGAACCGTGATTTTCGATGAAGATAAAGGCATCGTAGGAGAAGCTGGCTATGGTGAGTATGTTCCGCGCCAAAGCATTCAGAGGCTTGAGAGAACATTCAAGTATGAAAAATACGAAGCGGTAAAAGCAAAAACAAAAGACCCAGTAGCACAGCAATAA
- a CDS encoding UbiX family flavin prenyltransferase: MGITGASGSLYAYTLIRALHQLEIETHLIATEMGEKVMQFECGVKMDELKEYATIHSNQNLFAAVASGSFKTDGMVIVPCSMNTLGAIANGVGDTLLSRAASVVLKENRKFIIVPREAPFNLIHLRNMTLLAESGACIMPASPGFYHKPTEIWELANFMVARILDMLDIDHELLERWGKRHEPCNNEGIAG, encoded by the coding sequence GTGGGCATTACCGGAGCAAGCGGATCATTGTATGCTTATACATTGATCCGCGCTCTTCATCAATTAGAGATCGAAACGCATTTAATTGCTACGGAGATGGGAGAAAAAGTAATGCAATTTGAATGCGGGGTCAAGATGGACGAGCTGAAGGAGTATGCCACTATCCACAGCAACCAAAATCTTTTCGCTGCGGTTGCCAGCGGATCCTTTAAGACAGACGGAATGGTTATCGTGCCATGTTCGATGAATACATTGGGAGCTATTGCGAATGGGGTCGGTGATACGCTACTAAGCAGGGCTGCCAGTGTTGTCTTGAAGGAGAATCGAAAGTTCATTATTGTTCCTCGGGAAGCACCTTTTAATTTGATTCATTTGCGCAATATGACTCTTCTTGCTGAGAGTGGAGCATGTATAATGCCTGCATCACCAGGCTTCTATCATAAGCCGACGGAAATATGGGAGCTGGCCAACTTTATGGTGGCAAGGATCTTGGACATGCTGGATATTGACCATGAGCTGCTGGAGAGATGGGGGAAAAGGCATGAACCCTGTAACAATGAGGGCATTGCTGGATAG
- a CDS encoding BMC domain-containing protein: MKAIGLIETRGLTAAIEALDSMAKAANVSLVDLKRVGSGLVTVIIEGDVAAVSAAVEVGKTAHTMTGGELVSANVIPRPHSELRKIL; this comes from the coding sequence ATGAAGGCAATAGGCTTGATTGAAACTAGGGGTTTGACAGCGGCTATTGAAGCGCTGGACTCAATGGCAAAAGCGGCAAATGTCAGTTTAGTTGATTTAAAGAGAGTCGGATCCGGCCTTGTCACCGTCATTATTGAGGGCGATGTCGCAGCAGTGTCTGCAGCTGTTGAGGTTGGGAAGACTGCACACACCATGACAGGAGGAGAACTGGTTTCGGCTAATGTTATTCCCCGCCCTCATTCAGAACTTCGCAAAATTCTTTAA
- a CDS encoding BMC domain-containing protein, whose amino-acid sequence MGEALGLIETKGLVGAVEAADAMVKAANVEICGYEKVGFGLVTVMVRGDVGAVKAATDAGAEAASRVGELISVHVIPRPHSEVERALLSKNIGE is encoded by the coding sequence ATGGGTGAAGCATTGGGATTAATCGAGACAAAAGGTCTTGTAGGCGCAGTAGAGGCAGCGGATGCAATGGTTAAAGCAGCTAATGTGGAGATCTGCGGATATGAAAAAGTGGGATTTGGTCTTGTAACGGTTATGGTCAGAGGAGATGTTGGAGCAGTTAAAGCAGCCACCGATGCAGGTGCGGAAGCGGCCAGCAGAGTTGGAGAACTCATTTCGGTACATGTCATCCCAAGGCCGCACAGCGAAGTTGAAAGAGCTCTTTTATCAAAAAATATCGGTGAATAA
- a CDS encoding xanthine dehydrogenase family protein molybdopterin-binding subunit produces MDEEGFLTIRCPGQYAYRDRMQIARSLAYNPERIRVISSPIGGAFGGKDEITVQIYLALLAMHTNGRPVKIHLSREESVIAGIKRHPFKVKMKTAAKKDGTLIANQVTAIGDTGAYASLGGAVIALAIEHSCGPYKIPNVDLEGFCVYTNNGIAGAFRGFGVNQVCMGIETHMDMIAEKLGMNPIELRKKNVYHQGEVSSVGHIVKSSVGTYKTLETAENCDLWKNREKYKSEVSEPWKKRGCPSQLPFMALEWVLACLIMEPPLSNFSQTVNFL; encoded by the coding sequence ATGGATGAAGAAGGATTCCTCACGATTCGCTGCCCTGGCCAATACGCGTACCGTGATCGAATGCAGATTGCAAGGTCCCTGGCTTATAACCCTGAAAGAATCAGAGTCATTTCAAGTCCTATTGGAGGAGCATTCGGCGGGAAGGATGAGATTACGGTTCAAATTTATCTGGCTCTCCTTGCCATGCATACAAACGGGCGGCCGGTAAAAATTCATTTAAGCCGTGAAGAGTCTGTCATTGCCGGCATAAAAAGGCATCCATTTAAAGTCAAAATGAAAACAGCTGCCAAAAAAGACGGCACATTGATCGCTAACCAGGTAACTGCCATAGGAGATACCGGGGCCTATGCTTCCCTGGGTGGGGCAGTCATCGCTCTGGCAATCGAGCATTCTTGCGGCCCTTATAAAATTCCAAATGTGGATCTCGAAGGCTTCTGTGTTTATACCAATAATGGCATTGCCGGTGCCTTCAGAGGCTTTGGCGTCAACCAGGTATGTATGGGAATTGAAACCCATATGGATATGATTGCAGAAAAACTGGGAATGAATCCAATTGAACTTCGCAAAAAAAATGTCTATCATCAGGGCGAAGTTTCAAGTGTCGGCCACATTGTCAAATCCAGTGTGGGCACCTATAAAACACTTGAAACCGCAGAAAATTGCGATCTGTGGAAGAACCGTGAAAAATATAAATCCGAAGTGAGTGAGCCATGGAAAAAACGGGGGTGTCCCTCGCAACTTCCTTTCATGGCATTGGAATGGGTATTGGCCTGCCTGATTATGGAGCCGCCTCTATCGAACTTCAGTCAGACGGTAAATTTCTTGTAG
- a CDS encoding nucleotidyltransferase family protein, with protein sequence MTHTAIVLAAGRSSRMGTLKGLLPWQGTTLFEHQLQNLKESVFSDIVVVLGYKAEEFIPIAKKYPIKIIMNEQFHEGKCSSIISGVKTAVKSAETILITSVDQPLQSFTVNRLAESLAKSGGLIAVPSHQGKRGHPILFSAQLRSDLLSIKEERMGLRFVIQKHEKALLEVPVENDEIHLNLNKEADYINALKK encoded by the coding sequence ATGACACATACAGCTATTGTTCTTGCTGCAGGCCGATCCAGTAGAATGGGCACTTTAAAAGGACTGCTGCCGTGGCAAGGAACGACATTATTCGAGCATCAGCTGCAAAACCTCAAGGAATCCGTGTTTTCTGACATTGTTGTCGTTTTGGGTTACAAAGCCGAAGAATTTATTCCTATCGCAAAGAAATACCCTATCAAAATCATAATGAATGAACAATTCCATGAAGGAAAATGCTCATCAATCATTTCCGGAGTTAAAACCGCAGTCAAGTCAGCAGAAACGATTCTTATTACATCTGTTGACCAGCCGCTTCAGTCTTTCACCGTTAACAGGCTTGCAGAATCTCTTGCAAAAAGCGGCGGCCTGATTGCAGTTCCCAGCCATCAAGGCAAAAGAGGTCACCCTATCCTCTTTTCCGCCCAATTGAGAAGCGATCTTTTATCTATCAAGGAAGAAAGAATGGGCCTGAGATTTGTAATTCAAAAGCATGAAAAAGCTCTTCTTGAGGTGCCCGTTGAAAATGATGAGATTCATCTCAACCTGAATAAAGAGGCAGATTATATAAATGCCCTAAAAAAATGA
- a CDS encoding cysteine hydrolase family protein produces the protein MELRGKKHCVVIIDMLNDFIGEKAALRCENGEKIVPKIQELIQFAHEHNIQVVHVQEAHRKNDRDFRVRPVHAVKGTWGSEFIPELQPDESKGDYVVQKRRHSAFSYTDFDLFLREEEIDTVVLTGVWTNVCVRSTASDALYHGYNVICISDATASQDDDMHVSGLRDIDIFGDILSTENYKMLAKKKFSQDESVV, from the coding sequence TTGGAACTTAGGGGAAAAAAGCACTGTGTGGTCATTATTGATATGTTAAACGACTTTATCGGCGAAAAAGCAGCATTAAGGTGTGAAAATGGCGAAAAAATAGTTCCCAAAATTCAAGAGCTTATTCAATTCGCTCATGAGCACAATATCCAGGTTGTGCATGTTCAGGAAGCACACAGAAAAAATGACCGGGATTTTCGCGTGAGGCCTGTCCATGCAGTTAAGGGAACCTGGGGTTCGGAATTCATTCCAGAGCTTCAGCCTGATGAGAGCAAAGGGGATTATGTGGTCCAAAAGAGGCGGCATAGTGCGTTTAGCTACACCGATTTTGATCTCTTCTTGAGAGAAGAAGAAATTGATACCGTCGTGCTGACTGGAGTCTGGACCAATGTATGTGTTCGCAGTACTGCTTCTGATGCTTTGTATCACGGCTACAATGTCATTTGCATTTCAGATGCCACCGCTTCTCAGGATGACGATATGCATGTATCAGGTTTAAGAGACATTGATATCTTCGGAGATATATTATCAACAGAAAATTACAAAATGCTTGCTAAAAAGAAATTCTCCCAAGACGAATCTGTTGTCTAA
- a CDS encoding BMC domain-containing protein — MQALGLIETVGYSTAVSAADAAVKAADVEIVGIEKVIGVESYLGVTIHFNGDVAAVKSAVDAGVSAAERIGKVISAHVIPRAHSEVAGKLLPNFKLEDMHPGNDAQGGNRLEVNPNRKKQAKESSNVNINDTDKSSG; from the coding sequence TTGCAAGCATTGGGACTGATTGAAACCGTTGGTTATTCAACAGCAGTTTCTGCAGCAGATGCAGCCGTAAAAGCAGCAGATGTAGAAATTGTAGGAATTGAAAAAGTAATAGGAGTGGAGAGCTATTTGGGGGTTACAATCCATTTTAACGGGGATGTAGCGGCAGTGAAGTCTGCTGTCGATGCTGGTGTTAGTGCTGCAGAAAGAATTGGAAAAGTAATTTCTGCTCATGTCATTCCGCGTGCCCACAGTGAAGTAGCAGGGAAGCTGCTTCCGAATTTTAAGCTGGAAGATATGCATCCTGGAAATGATGCTCAAGGGGGTAACAGACTAGAGGTTAACCCGAATAGAAAAAAGCAAGCGAAAGAGAGCAGCAACGTTAATATAAACGATACAGACAAATCATCAGGTTAA
- a CDS encoding EutN/CcmL family microcompartment protein, with protein MQMGIVVGRVTATRKDDNLVGTKLLITQPVGLDGTLLPNPIITVDTVGAGIGEKVIYVTGSMASRAVQNKDAPIDAAIIGIIDSVEGETGG; from the coding sequence ATGCAAATGGGAATAGTGGTTGGTCGTGTAACTGCCACAAGAAAAGATGATAATCTTGTGGGCACAAAATTATTAATTACCCAGCCTGTAGGATTGGACGGCACGCTGTTACCGAACCCCATTATAACCGTTGATACTGTTGGTGCCGGAATAGGAGAGAAGGTCATATATGTGACTGGAAGCATGGCATCAAGAGCCGTCCAAAATAAAGATGCTCCTATAGATGCGGCCATTATCGGAATTATTGACAGTGTAGAAGGGGAGACAGGGGGTTAA
- a CDS encoding UbiD family decarboxylase: protein MNPVTMRALLDRWESMGLLHRVKKEVDPMHELGAVINAKKGKEPFLFEKIKGYQSSMAAGLGGDRELMADSMGIQSAELIPKIIDSIVNPIPTTLRQTGPVQENLVSGEFDLADLFPIPTYHAEDSGAYYVSGILVVKDLSGRKRYTSIRRMQYLGGNRTNILITSPELMEQYAHYESIGEPMEVAVMFGVVPAVVLSSQISTHLYHTDKLDVAGALLGQSLDVVQCKTVDLEVLAEAEIVLEGRMLPYERELEGPFGELAGYYGTRTPQPVVEFSAVTYRDNAISQTIFPSSYEERLPMALVREATLLSTVRQVVPNIKAVHIPMGGVARYHAVIQIEKKHDGDGKQAALAAFASDKDLKHVVVVNDDVDIFDSDDVEWAIATRVQAGDDIFIVQGAKGSPLESSHHLKGVSDKMGIDATYPLGKEELFKRTSIPIEVNLEDYL, encoded by the coding sequence ATGAACCCTGTAACAATGAGGGCATTGCTGGATAGATGGGAAAGCATGGGACTTCTTCATCGGGTGAAAAAAGAAGTGGATCCGATGCACGAGCTGGGGGCAGTGATTAATGCCAAAAAAGGAAAAGAGCCTTTTTTATTTGAAAAAATTAAAGGCTATCAATCTTCCATGGCAGCCGGTTTGGGAGGTGACAGAGAGCTGATGGCTGACAGCATGGGAATCCAGTCTGCCGAACTTATTCCTAAAATCATCGACTCAATTGTTAACCCTATTCCAACCACGTTAAGGCAAACTGGCCCTGTTCAGGAGAATCTGGTGAGCGGGGAATTCGATCTTGCAGACTTGTTTCCTATCCCAACCTATCACGCGGAAGACTCAGGTGCCTATTATGTTTCAGGAATATTGGTGGTTAAAGATTTATCGGGGAGAAAAAGGTATACCTCCATTCGCAGAATGCAATATCTTGGCGGGAATCGAACAAATATTCTCATAACCTCCCCAGAGCTGATGGAGCAATATGCCCATTATGAAAGCATTGGCGAACCGATGGAAGTGGCTGTTATGTTTGGAGTGGTTCCAGCAGTTGTATTAAGTTCTCAGATTAGTACACATTTGTATCATACCGACAAATTGGATGTTGCCGGTGCACTGCTCGGCCAATCCCTTGATGTTGTTCAATGCAAAACGGTCGATCTGGAAGTATTGGCTGAGGCGGAAATCGTTTTGGAAGGCAGAATGCTGCCATATGAAAGAGAACTGGAAGGACCGTTTGGCGAACTGGCAGGTTATTATGGCACCAGAACGCCTCAGCCGGTTGTAGAGTTTTCAGCCGTTACTTATCGTGATAATGCTATCTCACAGACTATTTTTCCATCAAGCTATGAAGAAAGGCTGCCGATGGCGCTTGTAAGGGAAGCTACGCTTTTAAGCACCGTCCGGCAAGTGGTTCCAAATATAAAAGCTGTACATATCCCGATGGGCGGGGTGGCTCGCTATCATGCAGTCATTCAAATTGAGAAGAAGCATGATGGTGACGGCAAGCAGGCAGCACTTGCAGCTTTTGCAAGCGATAAGGATTTAAAGCATGTGGTTGTCGTGAATGATGATGTCGATATTTTTGATTCAGATGATGTTGAATGGGCCATTGCGACAAGAGTCCAGGCTGGTGATGACATATTTATCGTTCAGGGTGCAAAGGGATCGCCGCTCGAGTCTTCCCATCATCTAAAAGGAGTCAGTGATAAGATGGGCATCGACGCAACCTATCCTCTTGGAAAAGAGGAGTTATTTAAAAGGACTTCAATCCCCATTGAAGTGAATCTCGAAGACTATCTTTAA
- a CDS encoding FAD binding domain-containing protein, producing the protein MLVSEIDMITPSSLSECLTQLSKEDRKHRLIAGGTDAAVRMKEGKWRPDTWINIKNLKELRYIKESEDFIHIGPLTTHTDMIQSPLLQRKADVLVEAAREVGATQMQNMGTIGGNIATASPAGDTLPALYVLGAMLELTSLTNKRTIPIEEFITGPGRTVLKENEMITNILIKPQKPNGIGIFQKLGPRKAQSISIVNVAILLTMDNDRNCTEGKIAFGSVAPTIIRARKCESMLTLGQLNEELIQNIAKIAWKEVMPISDGRATATYRRDMASALLERGLYRLIRRWENQ; encoded by the coding sequence ATGCTCGTTTCAGAAATTGATATGATTACCCCTTCCTCACTATCCGAATGTCTGACCCAGCTATCAAAGGAAGACAGGAAACATAGATTGATAGCCGGCGGGACAGATGCAGCAGTCCGGATGAAGGAAGGCAAATGGCGGCCTGATACATGGATAAATATTAAAAACTTAAAAGAGCTGCGCTATATCAAAGAAAGTGAAGATTTTATCCATATTGGCCCCTTGACCACACATACCGATATGATTCAATCACCGCTTCTGCAGAGAAAAGCAGATGTTCTCGTGGAAGCAGCCCGTGAAGTCGGAGCCACCCAAATGCAGAATATGGGAACAATCGGGGGAAATATTGCTACTGCTTCCCCTGCAGGCGATACCCTTCCGGCTTTGTATGTTCTTGGTGCCATGCTCGAACTCACCTCGCTGACGAATAAACGGACCATTCCAATCGAAGAGTTTATCACTGGTCCCGGCAGGACAGTTTTAAAAGAAAATGAAATGATTACAAATATCCTAATAAAGCCGCAAAAACCAAATGGTATAGGCATTTTCCAAAAGCTCGGCCCCCGAAAAGCACAATCCATTTCCATTGTGAATGTAGCCATTTTACTCACAATGGACAATGACCGCAATTGCACGGAAGGAAAAATTGCCTTCGGTTCTGTGGCGCCGACTATTATCCGTGCACGTAAGTGTGAATCAATGCTTACCCTGGGGCAGCTTAACGAGGAATTAATCCAGAATATCGCCAAAATTGCCTGGAAAGAGGTCATGCCCATTTCAGATGGAAGAGCAACTGCTACATATAGAAGAGATATGGCAAGCGCTTTACTGGAAAGAGGGTTATATCGTCTAATCAGGAGGTGGGAAAACCAATGA
- a CDS encoding amidohydrolase family protein — protein MDAIDIKKAVQYRKLIDVLLDSSQFADVVLKGGYFINVITREIYEADVAMKGEYILMAGDAKDLIGPKTKVENIQGKFVCPGFIDSHMHFESAMLTCTEFSKLSIPTGTTTLIGDPHEIGNVLGVHGMQAMIEEAKTLPNRILFTVPCAVPDAPGLETSGFDVTSKDMKELLADPNVQGIGEIQSFSNIRPVYEHAPELIDDLVAAVSYANSIGKTVEGNAPGLFSKELAAHIISGGNHVSCHETTTKEETVEKLRNGVSVFMREGSSQRNMADCIRAITEDGLDSRRAILVSDDMVPADLLNYGHMNDIVRRTIAVGIDPVEAIQMATINPASHFGFKDVGVIAPGKRADVVVISDLNNMTVDQVYLAGKKQLKKAN, from the coding sequence ATGGATGCAATAGACATAAAAAAGGCAGTGCAATACCGCAAGCTTATTGACGTGCTGCTTGATTCCAGCCAGTTTGCTGATGTAGTCCTGAAAGGAGGATACTTCATCAATGTCATCACCCGGGAGATCTATGAAGCAGACGTTGCGATGAAAGGTGAATATATTTTAATGGCGGGAGATGCAAAAGACTTAATCGGGCCAAAAACGAAAGTGGAAAACATTCAGGGGAAATTCGTATGTCCCGGGTTTATTGATTCTCATATGCATTTTGAAAGTGCAATGCTGACTTGCACGGAATTCTCCAAGCTTTCCATTCCGACTGGGACCACCACGCTGATTGGAGATCCGCATGAAATTGGAAATGTCCTGGGGGTTCACGGGATGCAGGCGATGATTGAAGAAGCAAAGACACTTCCAAACCGGATCCTTTTCACGGTTCCCTGCGCGGTGCCTGATGCTCCCGGACTTGAAACCTCCGGATTTGATGTGACTTCCAAGGATATGAAAGAGCTATTGGCTGACCCAAATGTACAGGGAATTGGAGAGATACAGAGCTTCAGCAATATCAGGCCGGTATATGAGCATGCCCCGGAATTAATAGACGACCTTGTTGCCGCAGTTTCGTATGCAAACAGCATAGGAAAAACGGTTGAAGGGAATGCACCAGGATTGTTTAGCAAAGAGCTTGCCGCTCATATTATCAGTGGCGGGAACCATGTGTCCTGCCATGAGACTACGACAAAAGAAGAAACTGTCGAAAAGCTGCGCAATGGTGTAAGTGTGTTCATGCGTGAAGGCTCTTCCCAAAGAAATATGGCAGACTGTATCCGTGCCATAACAGAGGATGGGCTCGATTCCCGCCGTGCAATCCTTGTATCAGACGATATGGTGCCTGCTGATCTGTTAAATTACGGACATATGAATGATATTGTCCGCAGAACTATTGCTGTAGGCATTGATCCTGTGGAGGCCATCCAAATGGCGACCATAAATCCGGCTTCCCATTTTGGCTTTAAAGATGTTGGGGTAATTGCACCAGGCAAACGGGCAGACGTTGTCGTGATCAGCGACCTGAACAATATGACCGTTGACC
- a CDS encoding molybdopterin cofactor-binding domain-containing protein: MGIGLPDYGAASIELQSDGKFLVGVGCEEIGGGNSTVYAQIAAEMLNCDISNIMVVQGDTQKTLDGGTVTASRSTYTGGRAVAAAAPKMTELLIQTAAEMLNLQASRIDLRPNHISADGQIIPYKSIYKYLYDQHQSARVEGHFYLPKEKEEIKGSGGAPIIYTDI, from the coding sequence ATGGGTATTGGCCTGCCTGATTATGGAGCCGCCTCTATCGAACTTCAGTCAGACGGTAAATTTCTTGTAGGTGTCGGATGCGAGGAAATCGGCGGAGGCAATAGCACTGTGTACGCCCAGATAGCGGCTGAGATGCTGAACTGTGATATCAGCAATATTATGGTCGTTCAAGGAGATACACAGAAGACACTTGATGGCGGTACTGTAACTGCCTCCCGCTCCACCTACACCGGCGGAAGAGCTGTTGCGGCAGCAGCACCTAAGATGACTGAGCTTCTTATCCAAACAGCTGCTGAAATGCTGAATTTACAAGCATCAAGAATTGACTTAAGACCAAACCATATTTCAGCCGATGGACAAATCATACCCTATAAGTCTATATATAAGTACCTTTATGATCAACATCAGTCTGCCAGAGTAGAAGGACACTTCTACCTTCCAAAAGAAAAGGAAGAAATCAAAGGCTCAGGCGGCGCCCCCATCATTTATACGGATATTTAA
- a CDS encoding Na-translocating system protein MpsC family protein — protein sequence MTVITSKFHQSLKKDLAFLYNRVNQEIYGTGVKKQRLETFDDRVIIFAQHKRVQALHMLSQNFHHLTISVDSALIVEFKSLLKGLIENSLHLKVKTILKDYDPDTEEACTVIYFEE from the coding sequence ATGACTGTAATAACCTCAAAATTCCATCAATCATTAAAAAAAGATCTCGCTTTTCTTTATAATCGTGTCAATCAGGAGATCTACGGTACAGGCGTAAAGAAACAGCGTCTTGAAACTTTTGATGATAGAGTCATCATATTTGCTCAGCATAAGCGTGTACAGGCACTGCATATGCTAAGCCAGAATTTTCATCACCTGACCATATCGGTTGATTCAGCATTAATTGTTGAATTTAAATCGCTTTTAAAGGGTCTGATTGAAAATTCTCTCCATTTGAAAGTCAAAACGATTTTAAAAGATTACGATCCTGATACCGAAGAAGCATGCACAGTTATTTATTTTGAAGAATAG